One genomic segment of Strix aluco isolate bStrAlu1 chromosome 7, bStrAlu1.hap1, whole genome shotgun sequence includes these proteins:
- the PTPRE gene encoding receptor-type tyrosine-protein phosphatase epsilon isoform X3 has product MNRKSFSRIMWFRRHRKAVVNSGDKKMPNGILEEQEQQRVMLLSRSPSGPKKYFPIPVENLEEEIRMRSADEGKLFREEFNSLTPGYVQGTFEMANKEENREKNRYPNILPYDHSRVILTQIDGVSPSDYINASYIDGYKEKNKFIAAQGPKQETVNDFWRMIWEQKSAIIVMLTNLKERKEEKCYQYWPDQGCWTYGNIRVSVEDCIVLVDYTIRKFCVQSLHDGCKAPRLVTQLHFTSWPDFGVPFTPIGMLKFLKKVKTLNPAHAGPIVVHCSAGVGRTGTFIVIDAIIDMMHAEQKVDVFEFVSRIRNQRPQMVQTDMQYSFIYQALLEYYLYGDTELDVSSLEKHLQTSHNAAPNLVKIGLEEEFKKLTNVRIMKENMRTGNLPANMKKARVIQIIPYDFNRVILSMKRGQEYTDYINASFIDGYRQKDYFIATQGPLPHTVEDFWRMVWEWKCHTIVMLTEVQEREQEKCCQYWPSEGSVTHGEITVEIKNDSLLDAISVRDFVVTYSQGNQEKQSRLVRQFHFHGWPEIGIPAEGKGMIDLIAAVQKQQQQTGNHPITVHCSAGAGRTGTFIALSNILERVKAEGLLDVFQAVKSLRLQRPHMVQTLEQYEFCYRVVQDFIDIFSDYANFK; this is encoded by the exons AACAGCAACGGGTCATGCTGCTCAGTAGGTCTCCCTCGGGCCCAAAGAAGTATTTCCCTATTCCAGTGGAAAATCTCGAAGAGGAAATACGGATGCGCTCAGCGGATGAAGGGAAGCTCTTCCGGGAGGAGTTTAAT tcattaaCACCTGGATATGTGCAGGGAACATTTGAAATGgcaaataaggaagaaaacagggagaaaaacagatATCCTAACATCCTGCCAT ATGATCATTCCAGAGTGATTTTGACCCAAATCGATGGAGTTTCTCCTTCAGACTACATTAATGCATCCTATATAGAT GGttataaagaaaagaataaatttataGCAGCACAAG GACCGAAGCAAGAAACAGTTAATGATTTTTGGAGGATGATATGGGAGCAGAAGTCGGCCATTATCGTCATGTTAACCaacctgaaagaaagaaaagag GAAAAATGTTATCAGTATTGGCCTGATCAAGGGTGCTGGACTTACGGAAATATCCGCGTGTCAGTGGAAGATTGCATCGTTCTGGTGGACTACACCATCCGCAAGTTCTGCGTTCAGTCG CTTCATGACGGTTGTAAAGCTCCGAGGCTCGTTACACAGCTTCACTTCACCAGCTGGCCTGATTTCGGGGTGCCTTTCACACCTATTGGGATGCTGAAATTCctgaaaaaagtcaaaacattGAATCCTGCCCATGCTGGACCAATTGTGGTTCACTGTAG cGCTGGTGTGGGTCGCACGGGCACGTTTATCGTTATAGACGCCATAATAGACATGATGCACGCGGAACAGAAAGTTGATGTTTTCGAGTTTGTTTCAAGAATCCGTAATCAGCGTCCGCAGATGGTTCAAACTGAC ATGCAATACTCCTTCATTTATCAAGCCTTACTTGAATACTACCTCTACGGTGACACGGAGCTAGATGTGTCATCCTTAGAAAAACATCTACAAACATCACACAACGCGGCGCCAAACCTTGTCAAAATAGGGCTAGAAGAAGAATTTAAA AAGTTAACAAACGTTCgaataatgaaagaaaacatgagaaCTGGCAATCTTCCAGCAAACATGAAGAAAGCTAGAGTCATCCAGATTATCCCAT atgaTTTTAATAGAGTGATTCTGTCGATGAAAAGAGGGCAAGAGTATACAGACTACATCAATGCTTCCTTCATAGAC GGCTATCGCCAGAAGGATTACTTCATCGCCACCCAGGGACCGCTTCCGCACACGGTGGAGGATTTCTGGCGGATGGTGTGGGAGTGGAAGTGCCACACCATCGTTATGCTCACAGAAGTTCAGGAGAGGGAGCAG GAGAAGTGCTGCCAGTACTGGCCATCAGAGGGCTCTGTAACTCACGGAGAGATAACCGTAGAAATAAAGAATGACAGTCTGTTAGATGCCATAAGTGTAAGGGACTTTGTAGTCACATACAGTcag GGTAACCAGGAGAAGCAAAGCAGGCTCGTTCGGCAGTTCCATTTCCACGGGTGGCCAGAAATCGGGATTcctgcagaaggcaaagggaTGATCGACCTGATTGCAGCTgtccaaaagcagcagcagcagacaggcaACCACCCCATCACCGTGCACTGCAG CGCGGGCGCAGGAAGAACAGGTACCTTCATAGCACTCAGCAACATTCTGGAACGGGTGAAGGCTGAAGGGCTCTTAGATGTATTTCAAGCTGTGAAGAGCTTAAGACTGCAAAGGCCACATATGGTGCAAACACTG gaGCAGTATGAATTCTGCTACAGAGTGGTACAAGATTTCATCGACATATTTTCCGATTATGctaatttcaaatga
- the PTPRE gene encoding receptor-type tyrosine-protein phosphatase epsilon isoform X4, protein MPNGILEEQEQQRVMLLSRSPSGPKKYFPIPVENLEEEIRMRSADEGKLFREEFNSLTPGYVQGTFEMANKEENREKNRYPNILPYDHSRVILTQIDGVSPSDYINASYIDGYKEKNKFIAAQGPKQETVNDFWRMIWEQKSAIIVMLTNLKERKEEKCYQYWPDQGCWTYGNIRVSVEDCIVLVDYTIRKFCVQSLHDGCKAPRLVTQLHFTSWPDFGVPFTPIGMLKFLKKVKTLNPAHAGPIVVHCSAGVGRTGTFIVIDAIIDMMHAEQKVDVFEFVSRIRNQRPQMVQTDMQYSFIYQALLEYYLYGDTELDVSSLEKHLQTSHNAAPNLVKIGLEEEFKKLTNVRIMKENMRTGNLPANMKKARVIQIIPYDFNRVILSMKRGQEYTDYINASFIDGYRQKDYFIATQGPLPHTVEDFWRMVWEWKCHTIVMLTEVQEREQEKCCQYWPSEGSVTHGEITVEIKNDSLLDAISVRDFVVTYSQGNQEKQSRLVRQFHFHGWPEIGIPAEGKGMIDLIAAVQKQQQQTGNHPITVHCSAGAGRTGTFIALSNILERVKAEGLLDVFQAVKSLRLQRPHMVQTLEQYEFCYRVVQDFIDIFSDYANFK, encoded by the exons AACAGCAACGGGTCATGCTGCTCAGTAGGTCTCCCTCGGGCCCAAAGAAGTATTTCCCTATTCCAGTGGAAAATCTCGAAGAGGAAATACGGATGCGCTCAGCGGATGAAGGGAAGCTCTTCCGGGAGGAGTTTAAT tcattaaCACCTGGATATGTGCAGGGAACATTTGAAATGgcaaataaggaagaaaacagggagaaaaacagatATCCTAACATCCTGCCAT ATGATCATTCCAGAGTGATTTTGACCCAAATCGATGGAGTTTCTCCTTCAGACTACATTAATGCATCCTATATAGAT GGttataaagaaaagaataaatttataGCAGCACAAG GACCGAAGCAAGAAACAGTTAATGATTTTTGGAGGATGATATGGGAGCAGAAGTCGGCCATTATCGTCATGTTAACCaacctgaaagaaagaaaagag GAAAAATGTTATCAGTATTGGCCTGATCAAGGGTGCTGGACTTACGGAAATATCCGCGTGTCAGTGGAAGATTGCATCGTTCTGGTGGACTACACCATCCGCAAGTTCTGCGTTCAGTCG CTTCATGACGGTTGTAAAGCTCCGAGGCTCGTTACACAGCTTCACTTCACCAGCTGGCCTGATTTCGGGGTGCCTTTCACACCTATTGGGATGCTGAAATTCctgaaaaaagtcaaaacattGAATCCTGCCCATGCTGGACCAATTGTGGTTCACTGTAG cGCTGGTGTGGGTCGCACGGGCACGTTTATCGTTATAGACGCCATAATAGACATGATGCACGCGGAACAGAAAGTTGATGTTTTCGAGTTTGTTTCAAGAATCCGTAATCAGCGTCCGCAGATGGTTCAAACTGAC ATGCAATACTCCTTCATTTATCAAGCCTTACTTGAATACTACCTCTACGGTGACACGGAGCTAGATGTGTCATCCTTAGAAAAACATCTACAAACATCACACAACGCGGCGCCAAACCTTGTCAAAATAGGGCTAGAAGAAGAATTTAAA AAGTTAACAAACGTTCgaataatgaaagaaaacatgagaaCTGGCAATCTTCCAGCAAACATGAAGAAAGCTAGAGTCATCCAGATTATCCCAT atgaTTTTAATAGAGTGATTCTGTCGATGAAAAGAGGGCAAGAGTATACAGACTACATCAATGCTTCCTTCATAGAC GGCTATCGCCAGAAGGATTACTTCATCGCCACCCAGGGACCGCTTCCGCACACGGTGGAGGATTTCTGGCGGATGGTGTGGGAGTGGAAGTGCCACACCATCGTTATGCTCACAGAAGTTCAGGAGAGGGAGCAG GAGAAGTGCTGCCAGTACTGGCCATCAGAGGGCTCTGTAACTCACGGAGAGATAACCGTAGAAATAAAGAATGACAGTCTGTTAGATGCCATAAGTGTAAGGGACTTTGTAGTCACATACAGTcag GGTAACCAGGAGAAGCAAAGCAGGCTCGTTCGGCAGTTCCATTTCCACGGGTGGCCAGAAATCGGGATTcctgcagaaggcaaagggaTGATCGACCTGATTGCAGCTgtccaaaagcagcagcagcagacaggcaACCACCCCATCACCGTGCACTGCAG CGCGGGCGCAGGAAGAACAGGTACCTTCATAGCACTCAGCAACATTCTGGAACGGGTGAAGGCTGAAGGGCTCTTAGATGTATTTCAAGCTGTGAAGAGCTTAAGACTGCAAAGGCCACATATGGTGCAAACACTG gaGCAGTATGAATTCTGCTACAGAGTGGTACAAGATTTCATCGACATATTTTCCGATTATGctaatttcaaatga